The Haloarcula sp. H-GB4 genome contains a region encoding:
- a CDS encoding MarR family transcriptional regulator: MLRRIELEVLATVDRGDTISDLATKLDHSESYLSRAVGNLVEKGIVYTERDGRRKRVVPSDARAVELYRNLVRQHSHIEFPELLTGKALEVLYHLDQPRTVSEIADRSDNYRNTVNRVLKQLRDRGLVSTDNGSYDFNADFDRLHEFAQELAHHLHRQRLESVAPKGTILWEDYDEFLAQAETEIDAERFHETGLARFAAFDLQFLLTGHRYYVYSEELDAVSPTELCCHTLLIDDGSRHRSYCLLLLSHVDVDEDDLREQAAKYGLEDDIDALLRYLETHGEVDDSRLPEWGEFQELAADYEVTLPQ, translated from the coding sequence GTGCTCCGGCGCATCGAACTCGAGGTCCTCGCTACGGTTGACCGCGGCGACACAATCTCCGATCTCGCGACGAAGCTCGACCACAGCGAAAGCTACCTCTCCCGTGCCGTCGGCAACCTCGTCGAGAAGGGGATCGTCTACACGGAACGAGACGGTCGGCGAAAACGAGTCGTCCCGTCGGATGCTCGCGCCGTCGAACTCTATCGGAACCTCGTCCGTCAACACTCCCACATCGAGTTCCCCGAGCTGCTGACCGGGAAGGCACTCGAGGTGCTGTACCACCTCGACCAGCCGCGAACCGTCTCCGAGATCGCTGACCGAAGCGACAACTACCGCAACACGGTCAACCGCGTCCTCAAGCAGCTTCGCGACCGCGGTCTCGTCAGCACGGACAACGGCAGCTATGACTTCAACGCCGACTTCGACCGCCTTCACGAGTTCGCTCAAGAACTCGCACACCATCTGCACCGCCAACGCCTCGAATCCGTCGCCCCGAAGGGCACGATTCTCTGGGAGGACTACGACGAATTCCTCGCCCAGGCTGAGACGGAGATCGACGCGGAGAGGTTCCACGAAACCGGCCTCGCTCGATTTGCGGCCTTCGACCTCCAGTTCCTGCTCACCGGCCATCGATACTATGTCTACTCGGAGGAGCTCGACGCAGTCTCGCCGACGGAGCTGTGTTGTCATACGCTGTTAATCGATGACGGTAGCCGCCACCGCTCGTACTGTCTCCTTCTCCTCAGCCACGTCGACGTCGACGAGGATGACCTCCGAGAGCAGGCGGCGAAGTATGGCCTCGAAGACGATATCGACGCCTTGCTCCGCTACCTCGAGACACACGGCGAGGTCGACGATTCCCGGCTCCCGGAGTGGGGCGAGTTCCAAGAGCTGGCGGCTGACTACGAGGTGACACTACCACAATGA